GTCCTCTCCGTCATCCAGGGCATCGGTATCTCCCGCTGGCTGGCGTCCTTGGGGCGCTCGGACGCGGGGCAGAGCGGCTTCAACCAGGTGGTCGTGCCGGACGACAGCGTCTGGTTCACCTTCATGACGGTGGTCAGCCTGACGGCGGGCACGGCCTTCATCATGTGGCTGGGTGAGCGCATCACCGAGCGCGGCATCGGCAACGGCATCTCGCTCATCATCTTCGCGGGCATCGTGGCGGGTGTGCTCCCCGGCGCCAGCACGCTGCTGGACCTGACGCGGCAGGAGGTCATCGCGGTGGCCGAGGTCCTGGCGCTGCTGGTGTTCATGCTCCTCATCATCGCGGTGGTGGTCTACGTGGAGCGCGGCATGCGCCGCATCCCCATCCAGTACGCCAAGCGCATGGCGGGACGGCGGATGTTCGCGGGCCAGGCCACGTACTTCCCGATGAAGGTCAACACGGCCGGCGTCATCCCGCCCATCTTCGCGGGCGCGGTGCTGTCGTTTCCCGCGACGCTGGGCACGTGGTTCCCGTTCCTCCAGGATGTGCAGCGCGCCATCGAAGGCAACCTGTGGATCTACAACGGGCTCTTCGTGCTGATGGTCATCTTCTTCGCCTACTTCTACACGGCGTTGACCTTCCGTCCGGATGACGTGGCGGACAACATCAAGAAGCAGGGCGGCTACATCCCGGGCATCCGCCCGGGCCGGCAGACGGCGGAGTTCATCGAGCGGGTGCTGAACCGGCTCACGTTCGGCGGCGCCATCTACCTGGCGGTCATCTGCGTGATTCCGTCGGTCATCAGCGGTCTGCTCAACGTGCGCTTCACGTTCGGCGGCACGGCGCTGCTGATCGTCGTGGGCGTGGCCCTGGACACGGTGCAGCAGATCGAGGGTCACCTCATCAGCCGCAACTACGAGGGCTTCGCGGGTCCGCGCGGTCCCCGCATCCGCGGCCGGGTGCGCGTGGCGGCCTGAGTCACGGCGACAACGTCACGGGCGCCTCTCCTCGTCGTGGGGAGGGGCGCCTCGTCGTTCCGGGGCGCAGTCATTTTCGAGGTATTCGGTGGTGCACATGGGGGGCGCGTGAAAGTTTCGTGGCCGACGACTTCCGTGCCTTCCTTGGGAGCTGAGAGGAGCACATGAACCTGATCCTGTTGGGACCGCCGAACGCGGGGAAGGGTACGCAGGCGAAGAAGCTCTTCGCCGACTTCCACATCCCGCAGATCTCCACCGGTGACATCCTCCGCAAGGCTGTGGCGGAGGGGACGGAGCTGGGGAAGGTCGCGGGGCCGCTGATGGCGGCGGGCCAGTACGTGCCGGACGAGGTCGTGATTGGAATCGTCGAGGAGCGCCTGAAGGAGGCGGATGTCGCTCAGGGCTTTGTCCTGGACGGCTTCCCTCGCACGCCAGGCCAGGCGGACGCGCTAGACAGGATGCTGGAGCGGCTGGGCAGGAAGCTCGACGCGGTGGTCTCGCTCGAGGTTCCGCACGAGACGCTGGTGAAGCGCGGCTCGGGCCGGCGCGTGTGTCCGAAGGACGGCAGCGTCTACCACGTGGAGACGAGCCCCTCGAAGCGCACGGGCTTCTGCGACAAGTGCGGCGAGGGCCTGGTGCAGCGGCCGGACGATATGCCGGAGGTCATCGAGAAGCGCCTGCAGAAGTACGACGCGGAGACGCGTCCCCTGAAGGCCTTCTACGAGAAGAAGGGCGTGCTCAAGAGCGTGGACGGCGTGGGCTCCCCGGAGGGCATCTACGAGGAGATCAAGGCCGCCGCGGGTCGGAACAAGGCTTGAGGGCCGGACGGGCTGGCGAGCGGAGCTCGAGGGCTTGCGGTGCCTCGAGTCGCTGGCCACCCGTGTCCCGTGCAGGTGAGGACGGCGCGGGAATCCGATGAGCCAGGTGGAGATCAAATCCCGGGAGGAGATCGCGCTCATGCGCGAGGCCGGCCGCATCGTGGCCGACATCCTGGACGCGCTCGAGCAGGCCGTGGCGCCGGGCATCACCACCTGGGAGCTGGATGCGCTCGCGGAGAAGATGACCGCGGAGCGGGGCGCCAGGCCAGCCTTCAAGGGCTACCTCGGCTTCCCGTGTGTGCTCTGCGCCTCCATCAATGACGAGGTGGTACACGGCATCCCCAGCCGGAAGCGGAAGCTGGTCGAAGGCGACCTGATGAAGCTCGACTTCGGGGTGTCGTACCGAGGGTGGTTCGGGGACTCGGCGCGGACGGTGCCGGTGGGGAAGGTGACCGCGCAGGCGCAGTCTCTGGTGGACACCACCCGGGAATCGCTCCAGAAGGCCATCCAGGCGATGAAGCCGGGTAACAGGCTGGGGGACATCGGCCATGCGGTCCAGCGGCACGTGGAGGGGCGGGGGTTCTCCGTGGTCCGGGATTTCACGGGGCATGGGATCGGCCGCAAGCTCCACGAGCACCCACACGTGCCCAATTACGGGCAGGCGGGGGCGGGGATGAAGCTGCGGGCGGGCATGGTGCTCGCGGTGGAGCCGATGGTGAACGAGGGGACCTCGGACATCGAGATCCTGGACGACGACTGGACGGCGGTGACGGCGGACCGGAAGTTGTCCGCCCATTTCGAGCACACCATCCTCATCACGGATGGGGGGCCCGAGGTGCTCACCCGAGGGCGGTGATGCGGCCGGGACTGCGGGTGAAATAGGTCCTTGTTACGGTGGGTTGGTAGGAATCCGAGTTTTGCTGCGCGGGACGCTTGCCACTTGCGGACCAAAGTGCTACTTCGCCGCGCTTCCAAGAGGTTCGTGGTCCGGGAAGAGGTTTGACGCTTGCCGAAGGATGATTCCATCGAAGTCGAGGGGACGGTGATGGAGCCCCTCCCCAACGCGATGTTCCGTGTGGAGCTGGACAACGGCCACAGGGTGCTCGCGCACATCTCGGGCAAGATGAGGATGCACTTCATCCGAATCCTTCCCGGTGACAAGGTGAAGGTCGAGCTGTCTCCGTACGACCTGACGCGTGGACGGATCACGTACCGGGCGAAGTAACGAAAAGGGCGGCCCGCCGAGGTAAAGGTGGGTGGCCCGCTGGCTTTTCTCTGTTCGAAGGAAGGAAGTTCGCTCCATGAAGGTTCGGGCGTCCGTCAAGAAGATCTGCGACAAGTGCAAGGTTGTCCGCCGCAAGGGTATCGTGCGCGTGATTTGCGCCTCCAACCCCCGGCACAAGCAGCGCCAGGGCCGATAGCCGCAAGGCTGTTGGCTTCAGACCAACTCCACTCCAGAAGGAAGACCGAAGATGGCTCGTATCGCCGGCATCGACCTGCCGCCCAACAAGCGCGCCGTGATCTCGCTCCAGTACATCTACGGGATCGGCAACAAGTCCGCGCAAGACATCATCGAGGCGGCGGGCATCGACCCCACCACCCGGACCAAGGACCTCACCGAGGACCAGGCTCGAAAGATCCGCGAGATCATCGAGGCCAGCTACAAGGTCGAGGGTGATCTCCGGCGTGAAGTGACGATGAACATCAAGCGCCTGATGGACCTGGGCTGCTACCGTGGCCTGCGTCACCGCAAGGGTCTGCCCGTCCGCGGCCAGCGCACCCACACCAACGCGCGCACCCGCAAGGGTCCGAAGCGTGGCATCGTCCGGGCGAAGCCGGCGGCTCCGGCTCGGTAAACCGCAGCGCCGGCCCATGAGGCGCCGGCGTCGATCACCTTTCAGGAGCAGCAATTCACATGGCTGACGAGACCAATACTTCGGCTGCGGCGCCTACGGGTGCCGAGGGCGAGGCCCCTGCCGCGAAGAAGACCAAGCGCAAGGGCAAGAAGAGCATCCTCAACGGCGTGGTCCACATCCAGTCCACGTTCAACAACACCATCATCACGATCACGGACGTGTCCGGGAACGTGATCTCCTGGTCCTCGGCCGGGGCGCGTGGCTTCAAGGGAAGCCGCAAGTCCACCCCGTTCGCCGCCCAGGTGGCCGCTGGCGACGCCGCCGCGAAGGCGATGGAGCACGGTCTGAAGAACGTGTCCGTGTTCGTGAAGGGCCCGGGCGCGGGTCGTGAGTCGGCGCTGCGCGCGCTGGCCGCCGCTGGCCTGAAGATCAACCTCATCCGCGACGTGACGCCCATCCCGCACAACGGGTGCCGTCAGCCCAAGCGTCGTCGCGTCTAAACCCTTCGTCCGGGTCGCCCCGCGTGCTCGCGCGCGCCGGGGCGGCTCCAGATCATCTCCAAGGACAAGACCATGGCCCGTTATACCGCGAGCGCTTGCCGTATCTGCCGGCGCGAAAACCTCAAGATGTACCTGAAGGGCGACCGCTGCTACACGGACAAG
The genomic region above belongs to Myxococcus guangdongensis and contains:
- the secY gene encoding preprotein translocase subunit SecY, with the translated sequence MALNAFANVFRIAELRSRLAYTLALLAVYRIGIFINTPGVDRAAMNAFMDAQKQSGGLVSLFNLFSGGALEQMSIFGLGIMPYVSASIIMQLLAVVIPSLERLQKEGAAGRQKINQYTRYGTIVLSVIQGIGISRWLASLGRSDAGQSGFNQVVVPDDSVWFTFMTVVSLTAGTAFIMWLGERITERGIGNGISLIIFAGIVAGVLPGASTLLDLTRQEVIAVAEVLALLVFMLLIIAVVVYVERGMRRIPIQYAKRMAGRRMFAGQATYFPMKVNTAGVIPPIFAGAVLSFPATLGTWFPFLQDVQRAIEGNLWIYNGLFVLMVIFFAYFYTALTFRPDDVADNIKKQGGYIPGIRPGRQTAEFIERVLNRLTFGGAIYLAVICVIPSVISGLLNVRFTFGGTALLIVVGVALDTVQQIEGHLISRNYEGFAGPRGPRIRGRVRVAA
- a CDS encoding adenylate kinase, yielding MNLILLGPPNAGKGTQAKKLFADFHIPQISTGDILRKAVAEGTELGKVAGPLMAAGQYVPDEVVIGIVEERLKEADVAQGFVLDGFPRTPGQADALDRMLERLGRKLDAVVSLEVPHETLVKRGSGRRVCPKDGSVYHVETSPSKRTGFCDKCGEGLVQRPDDMPEVIEKRLQKYDAETRPLKAFYEKKGVLKSVDGVGSPEGIYEEIKAAAGRNKA
- the map gene encoding type I methionyl aminopeptidase, which produces MSQVEIKSREEIALMREAGRIVADILDALEQAVAPGITTWELDALAEKMTAERGARPAFKGYLGFPCVLCASINDEVVHGIPSRKRKLVEGDLMKLDFGVSYRGWFGDSARTVPVGKVTAQAQSLVDTTRESLQKAIQAMKPGNRLGDIGHAVQRHVEGRGFSVVRDFTGHGIGRKLHEHPHVPNYGQAGAGMKLRAGMVLAVEPMVNEGTSDIEILDDDWTAVTADRKLSAHFEHTILITDGGPEVLTRGR
- the infA gene encoding translation initiation factor IF-1, with the protein product MPKDDSIEVEGTVMEPLPNAMFRVELDNGHRVLAHISGKMRMHFIRILPGDKVKVELSPYDLTRGRITYRAK
- the rpmJ gene encoding 50S ribosomal protein L36, giving the protein MKVRASVKKICDKCKVVRRKGIVRVICASNPRHKQRQGR
- the rpsM gene encoding 30S ribosomal protein S13, producing MARIAGIDLPPNKRAVISLQYIYGIGNKSAQDIIEAAGIDPTTRTKDLTEDQARKIREIIEASYKVEGDLRREVTMNIKRLMDLGCYRGLRHRKGLPVRGQRTHTNARTRKGPKRGIVRAKPAAPAR
- the rpsK gene encoding 30S ribosomal protein S11 → MADETNTSAAAPTGAEGEAPAAKKTKRKGKKSILNGVVHIQSTFNNTIITITDVSGNVISWSSAGARGFKGSRKSTPFAAQVAAGDAAAKAMEHGLKNVSVFVKGPGAGRESALRALAAAGLKINLIRDVTPIPHNGCRQPKRRRV